In Macrobrachium rosenbergii isolate ZJJX-2024 chromosome 46, ASM4041242v1, whole genome shotgun sequence, the DNA window CTGCGTTGTAACAACGCACAAGAGgaaatagaatacaatagaatagaatatagaatttagggcgaaggcgaagcgctgggacctatgaggtcattcagcgctgaaagggaaattgagagtaaaggaggtttgataggtgtaacgagacgaaaacctcgcagttgcactatgacgcatctgttagagagggtggaaagtcagatggaagaaagagaatacgaacggaggtacagtaaaaggaatgaaagaggttgcagctaggggtcttaGAAAGGACGCTGctaaagaccctcaagtaattgCCTACAGcccaccatgtgaggtgcactgacggcactacacctcCACGGGAAAATATTGGTTTAGTTTTGTCTGACTTTTGCAGAATCGATTAACGTCAACCTCCTGATTTGAAAATAACTGCTCAGGTCATCAGTCACGTGACACCGTCAGTTCTGAGGACAGAGAAGGCGTACTTGTACAGTACCTGAGTTCATCTCCCTACAAGGAACAACTGTGCTCAGGTCAAGGTCCTAAGTTGCCTAAAGGGCAAATAATGATCATTCTCATATGGTGACCTTAGTGGTTAGTAATGTGGGTGAAGGTGATTCTCTTATGGTGTAACCTTAGTGGTTGATTTATGTGGGAGATATCAAAGGATTTTAGAGTTGTCTTTACATGGATAAATGTAACGACGTGTTCTGCGTGGTTTTTCTACCCCTGATCCCCAAAGTTCCTGAAAATGCTTAATTAAAGTTTTCTACTTTttcgtctgtgtatgtgtatatatatatatatatatatatatatatatatatatatatatatatatatatatatatatataaaaatgtgtgtatgtatatgtatatatacataatataaatgtatatatatgtatgtatgtatatatatatatatatatatataataaatatatatatatatatatatatatatatatatatatatatatatatatatatatatatatataagagattacTTTTGATACCTGCATGGCGGTGAGATATGAAATGCTATGATATTCCCCGATTTGAGCAGAGTGGACGtcagacctattattattattattattattattattattattattattattattattattattattattattattattattcagaagatgaaccctattcatatggaacaagcctaaagaCGTTAATGACTCGAAATTTAAGCTCCCAAAGAACactgtgttcatttaaaagaaattacagaacacagaaatacagaaagaaaagatcagtaattataaaacaaagataaattaatatataattaggtAAACTAGTCGGGATATTCAAGGATTTACAAAAATAACCTAAAAGAACCGCTAAACCTGGCAAACGAGAGATGACCAATAATTGCCTCGCCATCTCtcaaaaaagaagtaaagatCGAATTTTGTTTCAAGGCTGCATTGCAACCAGTGTATACTTTTATAGGAGACATCATGGGCAAgctttgtgtttgttttaatgaatatttccaGCGCGTTCATTATTAAATTGACGCGTCTTTGTCTGATTGAACCTTTCTGGTGTGCAGAAGCGTTTCCATTTGTTTGGCTTCGTGTTTTATCGAGAGGAATTTGCCGTTATAATAGTTTCATTGTGACTGCTCTGGAGTATCGCATTGTGTATGGTTGATTCAAATCTTTGCTTAGGATATTTTGATGTGTGTTGGCATTGTGTGTTTCATGGGTGCCTGGCATTTTGCGATTTGTTTGTTGCTAATTCCGTCTGTGCCGTTGTGTGGCTGGCTTTGTGCTTTGTGTCTGTTGTTCGTCCAGGTTTAAATTCGGCATCAAAATCTTTTTTGAGCAGTTTTGTTACGTTACATTGAATGCGTGCGTTGATTATGTGGTTCTGTTTTTTAATTAAGCagattcctttattattattttcaacttgCTTAGAATGGTCATGGAAATTCGATTGCAACattgatggatcaagtttcaGAAATATAGACATCACCGAAGACACTTCCAAAAACATACAAGTTTCTCTTAACTttcgtcctccattctctccacttgTCAGAACCACCTCAaagcactgtcctaaatttaaacATATCAAACATCATAGAGTTTAAAATACACacagatttctttctttcattggtTTACAACATGGAATTGGGCATTATTTTCAAGGGTATACACACAAAAACTACTGCTCTAACTAATATTTATActcttttaggtagagtggttTGTGgcggtaagtttctgtttcctgatatcAGCActtgtgacttggaccatcgacggatggtctcttgtttgtcactttttcataagttgtattttaacagagatctttgacattcacagttgatccctgatcccctttatctgccgagggcaaccaggttcgctgaacTGCAGCACCAATGTACagtaatgtgcctcgctgtcggactcctcagttccagagttctttatccctcacaccgttggactgtggaacagtctcccactgaggatgtcgtgcaattggaactttaaaagttcaagcgaagacgcgatgcattactaccctaatactattcttcttgcattttaatattttacttaggtttttatttatttattaatctgttaatttatctgtttttctaataaattgtctcctctttctgtatttcccattaccctctgttacttattaatgaacaccttaatattctgtTCAAGCTAATTAAGTCAACTGACCCTGCGGTACGGCTTGTCCATTTGAATAGGACTCATCTTCtcgaataataatgatgatgattataatctcagacggtaaaaataataacaactataATAGGGATAgttaaacatttataatatatatatctcaaatgtatatatgtatatataatatatatatataaaagatgatgtgtatgtgtatatatatatatatatatatatatatatatatatatatatatatatatatatatatatatatatatatatatatataggtatatatatacatatatacatataaatatataaatatatatacatatacttctaggtatatatatatatatatatgtatatatatgtgataagaATTGGCTTGCAAAGAATTTATAATACCTATCTATCTAATAATTGCCAGTAACTGGCTACTTACCATTTGATGAAAACTAGCTAATTGAAAACGTATAAGACCCGGCTAGCTAAAATTTGATCAAAACCATCCAGCTAAAAAATTGAGAATTAGTTGGCTACTAACCAATATGATGTGGGtgcttaaaaataaatgacaattagCTAACTGAGAATTGATAATATCTAGCTAAccaaaacttgataaaaaaaaaaaaataataaattaaaaaattattttataactataattatataaaaaaaattaattacataactgtatatacaaaaattacttatataattgtaaataaataaaaaaattacttatataactgtaaagaaataaaaaaattaattatataaccgtaaagaaataaaagaattacttatataactgttaagaaataaaagaattacttatataactctaactaaaaaaaaattaattatataactgtaaataaataaaaaaattacttttataactgtaaataacgaaaaaaaataattatatatataactgtaaataaaaaatatttatataattgtgaataaataaataaaaaaaattacttttataactgtaaataaataaaaaattacttgtataactataaataacgaaaaaaattatataactgtaaataaaaaatatttatacaattgcaaataaataaaaaaaattacttacataactgtaaataaaaaaaagtaataaatcgaaaacaagaaaaacaaaagttacataaaattaaatgaattggttgattgaaacaagagaaaaactaAGAGAAGAACTTCATATCAGTAACAAACTATTGCAGGATCCTTCAATATTTCTGACCCTGaatcaatagataaaaagaaaaacaaataaaagcaagtaaaaaatgcgtcaaagtttcttcggcgcagtcgagttttctgtacagcagctacagcgcatgatcaaggccaccgaaaatggacctatctttcggtgatctcggtataatgctgtgtgagccgccagccatgaaactttaaccacggcccggtggtggcatatcctgtatcgttgccagaagcacttttatggctaactttaaccttaaataaaataaaacctattgaggctagagggctgcaatttgttatgtttgataattggagggtggatgatcaacatagtaatttgcagccctctagcctcagtagtttttaagatctgagggcggacagaacaaagtacggacagaataatgtgcggacggacagacaaagccggcacaacggttttcttttacagaaaactaaaaaacagcaataataacaaataaataaagctcctGAGATATATTTGCCACCTTCGTAACGTTTGCAATTGCAGCGCAATATTGCACAAGACGGACTTAAGTCAGGTCACTAAATGGCTATCATAATCGAGTCCCGGTCCGGGCGTCTTTCTTGCACTGAAGTGTTAAAAAGATGTTGTTAGGACCAATTTCGTCCTGCACCTGCGGCCCCGCCGCTCTCCCTCCCGCCAAGGGCTGCGACTATTGTGTACCATGGTGCTTTGTAGTtgatgtgtgtgagtgtgtgtgtatatatatatatatatatatatatatatatatatatatatatatatatatatatatataaatatatatatatatgaatatgtatatatatatatatatatatatatatagtatatatatatatatatatacacacataaatgtatatacataaatatatacatatacttgtatttatatacatttatataagtatatatatacatttatatgtatatacataaatatatatggatatgtatatatatattaactgatgagtgtgtgtgtgttccagcataactctgaaatgcattgagcaatttcaaccaaacttggtattgataagacttactatctagaaaagaataatgtcggggtaagacatcactaacaccaaagggcaccaaatggggtggggatgggaatgggcttccctgaaacagggctggttctgaaCTGCAGACTTAATAAtcaaataaactctatgggtttatcataccttattttggAATattataacttactatctggaaaagaatactgtgggggtaagacatcactggcaccaaagggggtgggggtgggaagggggtgatatgtaaaaataacagaaaactacagatattagtgtctaatccttagttttcgacgtcgctgagatgaatagtgacactcccgatgacctttaagtccaattcagccctgataggagttggggggtgagaagaggtgaaatataaaatgtcaaaaatgctgggcaatgtaactgaagcaactttCTTAACaggacaggtagagagagagagagagagagagagagagagagagagagagagagagagagagagagagagagagagagatataaatgtgtgtgtgtgtatatatatatatatatatatatatatatatatatatatatatatatatatatatatatatatattcatataataaatgtatatatatatatgtatgtatatatattcatatatatatattcacatatctacaaaaaaaaaaaaaaaaaaaaacaacagcagacAACTGTCACTCCTCCCCTCAAGCCCCTCCAATCAACAACAGCAATCCAACAAAAATTAAGACGACGAGGAGAACGAAGACACATCAACAGGAATCGAATGAAACAACGCAAGACCAGAGTGCATTCGAGGGAATGAGAGAAGAAGTCTTTCCCTGAGGGCAACTGAGGTCTTTACTGTCTTACAAAGGCACCAGAAGGTGTCCCATAACCTTACCTCCCGGATGGGGTTACCTAAGTCCTAGATAATGAACGagatatatatactcttctctctctctctctctctctctctctctctctctctctctctctctctctctctctctctctctctctcgggtatcCTTAAGCAGTCTCTATGCTTGGGAAACAAGATATTGTGAGATATTCCAGTTTACATGCATCATATGTGGCATTAAATATTTCCGCATACAATTCTCACAtacatacgtttgtgtgtgtgtgtatatatatatatatatatatatatatatagttttatatatatatatatatatatatatatatatatatatgtaataaatatatatatatatatatatatatatatatatatatatatatatatatatctgtctatatctataaatatatatataatatatatatatatataaatatatatatatatatatatatatatattatgtttataaataaacactGTATCACAAGGAAATTTTAATTGTCAACAGaacactatataataataataaagaataaataataataataataataataataataataataataataataatagtaataagaagaagaagaagaagaagaagaagaagaagaagaagaagaagacattacACACAGCCAAACAAacccaaaaattaaacaaaataataaacaaagcaaaaactcACAGAACAGGAACACAAACCAAAACacatcttcctctcttcctccctgaAGGAAATAAATGTGCAGGAGACGTATCCAGCGGATAATGAAGACAGAAGAGACTACGGAATAAAAGAGGGAATAGGAAAAGCCTCGAATGGAAGAAGAGAGGGgtattttgggggaggggagtggacggaggggagggggcggggtgcgACAGATCCGCCTGTTATGATGAAATGGCGCCTGAGACTTGATTTGGGTGAAGATTGTTGGATGATGTGGAACGTGGATTGGAGATCGGAAATGGCAAGGAGACGTGACATGCTAAGGAGACGTGAAATGGCAAAGAGACGTGAAATGGCAAAGAGACGTGAAATACTAAAGAGAAGCGAATTAGGAAAGAGACTTGACATGTTCAAGAGACGTGAAATGGCAAAGAGACTGACATCTTAAAGAGACGTGAAATGGCAAAGAGACCTGACATGCTATGGAGATGTGAGACTGCAAAGAGACGTGAAATGGCAAAGAGACGTGACATCTTAAAGAGACGTGAAATGGCAAGGAGACATGACATGCTAAAGAAAAGTGAATTAGCAACGAAACTTGACTTGTTAAAAGACGTGAAATGGCAAGACCTGACAAGCTAAAGAAATGAGACTGAAAGAGACATGAAATGGCAAAGACGCGACATCTCAAGTGACGAGGAAAGGTGACATGACATTAAAGAGACGTGAAATGACAAGATAAAAGGAGAGACGACACACTAAACGGGGACATAGCAAAGGGACGTGAAACTTTAAAAGACATGAAACAAAACTTAAGGCTGTACGTAAGAAATGGAACATGACAGACATGACATGCTTAAAATAAAAAGACGTGGAAATGGCAAATAGACATGAAACATGACTAAAGACACGACATTTTGAATGGCAAATAGACATGACATGATAAAGAGACGTGTGAAATGGCATGACAAAAACGAGACATAAAATGCTTTTGAATAAGGCAACATTACAAAAGACATGAAATCGCAAAAACATTCAGATTGGTCAATGACGTGAAAAAATAACACAGATTAAACGTCAAATTCACGAAATGGCAATTGAGACGATCGTGAGATGGCAGAAGACATGATTTGGTAGCAAACATGACGTGAAAGACTGAAATGAGGAGTGAAACCTGACATAGCAAAGgatataacaatttttatatatatatatatatatatatatatatatatatatatatatatatatatatatatatatatatatatatatatatatatatatataaatgtagccTATTATGTTGTTAGATCCATTTCACATTTCTTATAATTTCACTTCATTCGTCTCTTAATACCCTTTGCCATGTCGAGTCTCActcatttcagtcatttcatgTCATGTTTGCAACCAAATCGTATCTTTTGCCAACTCACGATCATCTCAATTGCCATTTCGTTCATTTCACATTAATTTAATCTACGTTAAATTTACATGTCACTGGCCAATCTGAATGTTTGTGCCATTTCACGTCTTTTTTAATGTTGCATTATTCAAAATGTCATGTCCTCGGCCGTTTTACGTATATTGCCATTTCCTCTTCTGTGTCATCTCAATGCAGTcgtcatgtcatgtcatgtcatgtcatgtaTATTGCTATTTTCTGTTCTatatcaacttatatatatatatatatatatatataatatatatatatatatatatatatatatatatatatatatatatatatatatatatatatatatatatatatatatatatatatagcttagtgtaaggagtcaggagtcaatccatattaataatcatcaataaggGGAAGAGGACACACAAAGATGTACAAgttgtctttattccaacgtttcgtaattatccatttaatgacatcatcagggctgttaaaatgaaacataaaattcctcgtaaaattgtaaaaactaaaacttaagaATTCAAAAAGGTGAAagttattcttacaaaatttaagaagtatatacaactttaaaaattaagggaatgaacacaaatttaaaatatttacattttaatcttttgttctatAACTCTGttcactatttttcatttttagtttactgtataatccgttacgtttcattttaatgtaaagatttttaaaattgtcttcattcctttaattttaaagttgtatgtatttattaaatttggtaagaataatttctaccattttaaattcttaatttttatattttacaatttacaaggaattttatgtttcattttaacagccctgatgatgtaatgaaatggataattatgaaatggataatatatatatatatattggatatatatatatatatatatatatatatatatatatatatatatatatatatatatatatatatatatatattatttatatatatatatatatatatatatatatatatatatatatatatatatatatatatatatatatatatatatatagtgagagacggaatgagagagaaagagagagagaaaaacatttacGCAGAAACAATATCGTGAGAAAGTATCACTCCCAACCCTAGCATTACTAAACATTTTCTAGGAAGAGTTGCCAATTGCGAGTTTGTCACTAATGCTGTCCTAGCGGGCGAAATTATAAGGACGGGAAATTCCttcttatgagaaaaaaaaatgtgacgcAATTAGTATAAGTGGATATACAGCGTATTTCTCTAATCTTTATCGTACCGATGAAACATTCGTTTATGTAACTGAACAGGCTGACACGCGAGGAATAGATCGGTT includes these proteins:
- the LOC136830489 gene encoding chromogranin-A-like yields the protein MTAPLAFYFSELMDETVNGCVEVGGREREEEEEEEEEEEEEEEEEEEEEEEEEEELWVSKAVGTVGKRVVGNFRGFSSRKKKKKKKANTEGGGQIQKEINVQETYPADNEDRRDYGIKEGIGKASNGRREGYFGGGEWTEGRGRGATDPPVMMKWRLRLDLGEDCWMMWNVDWRSEMARRRDMLRRREMAKRREMAKRREILKRSELGKRLDMFKRREMAKRLTS